The following are encoded together in the Capsulimonas corticalis genome:
- a CDS encoding cell division protein SepF produces the protein MSQHAEAEEFENARPRNGFMRFFDRAMGHDDYHDEDEDDAVEAPAASSAAARTGGSVSPLRRQTTLRMDQARRTHVTVRRAVQSFDDARRAADGLKEGQQQIVNLEQTPGDMAERIIDFLNGSTYALDGSVEKIGEQVYLFTPSTVTIDVEDKPAPGTRTSFLDRS, from the coding sequence ATGAGCCAGCATGCCGAAGCGGAAGAATTCGAAAACGCCAGACCTCGCAATGGTTTCATGCGATTCTTTGATCGCGCGATGGGACACGACGATTATCATGACGAGGATGAGGACGATGCGGTGGAAGCGCCCGCCGCATCGAGCGCCGCCGCACGCACCGGGGGCTCCGTCAGCCCATTACGCCGTCAAACAACCCTGCGCATGGACCAGGCTCGCCGCACGCATGTCACCGTGCGCCGCGCCGTGCAGAGCTTCGACGACGCCCGCCGCGCCGCCGACGGCCTGAAAGAAGGCCAGCAGCAGATCGTCAACCTGGAGCAAACTCCGGGCGATATGGCCGAGCGAATCATCGATTTCCTCAATGGATCGACATATGCGCTGGACGGAAGCGTCGAAAAGATCGGCGAACAGGTATACTTATTCACGCCGAGCACAGTCACAATCGACGTGGAAGACAAACCGGCGCCCGGGACAAGAACATCGTTTCTCGACCGGTCTTAA
- the proC gene encoding pyrroline-5-carboxylate reductase — translation MLREKTLAVIGSGMMGGALACGLTQAGAMLPENITLFDTDQEKASQLAAKVGAGARVSDSVTNAVAGVDLILLAVKPAVVSQVLNSLTQTIQPNQLVLSIAAGIRLDTMEMHVAAGVPIVRAMPNTPCLVGEGATAVCLGTNATQDHLKIALSLFSAVGLTVEVTERLMDAVTGVSGSGPAYVYLMIEALTDGGVKAGLTRATARALAAQTVMGSAKMVLETGEHPMQLKDNVTTPGGTTIAGVAALERGGFRIAVIDAVEAAAKRAGELS, via the coding sequence ATGCTTCGTGAAAAAACCCTCGCAGTCATCGGTTCCGGAATGATGGGCGGCGCTCTCGCCTGCGGCTTAACGCAGGCGGGGGCGATGCTCCCAGAAAATATCACCCTTTTTGACACAGACCAAGAGAAAGCCAGCCAGCTTGCCGCAAAAGTCGGCGCGGGCGCTCGCGTCTCGGATTCCGTCACAAACGCCGTTGCCGGCGTCGATCTGATCCTCCTGGCGGTCAAGCCCGCCGTTGTCTCCCAGGTTCTCAACAGCCTCACGCAGACGATCCAGCCAAACCAGCTGGTTCTGTCCATCGCCGCCGGGATCCGCCTGGACACGATGGAAATGCATGTCGCCGCCGGCGTTCCCATCGTCCGCGCCATGCCGAACACCCCGTGCCTGGTGGGTGAAGGCGCCACCGCAGTTTGCCTTGGAACCAACGCCACTCAGGATCACCTGAAGATCGCCCTCAGCCTCTTCTCCGCCGTCGGATTGACCGTGGAAGTCACCGAACGCTTGATGGACGCCGTCACCGGCGTCTCCGGCTCCGGCCCCGCCTACGTCTATCTGATGATTGAAGCCCTGACTGACGGCGGCGTCAAAGCCGGCCTTACCCGCGCCACCGCCCGCGCCCTCGCCGCCCAAACCGTAATGGGCTCGGCCAAGATGGTGCTGGAAACCGGCGAACACCCCATGCAGCTCAAAGACAACGTCACCACCCCCGGCGGCACCACCATCGCCGGAGTCGCCGCCCTAGAGCGCGGCGGCTTCCGCATCGCCGTGATCGACGCCGTGGAAGCCGCCGCCAAACGCGCGGGCGAACTGTCCTGA